Proteins encoded together in one Chitinophaga sp. LS1 window:
- a CDS encoding lysine N(6)-hydroxylase/L-ornithine N(5)-oxygenase family protein, producing MNTEKVYDFAAIGAGPFNISLAAMTQPIKALNGIFLDQREGFNWHPGMLLQDTTLQVPFMADLVTMADPTSPFSFLNYLKVEGRIYSFYIRENFKILRHEYNKYCQWAVKKLDNLHWNTRVDDIVWDDNRQHYTLTCNNGVIQAKRLVLGTGTVPYVPVMCREHMKNAIHSSSYLENKNSLQSKRSITIVGSGQSAAEIYYDLLGDIDTYGYQLHWITRSPRFFPLEYSKLTLEMTSPEYVDYFHALPMEKRDQLSRNQRHLYKGINNDLIGNIFDLLYTKRLQHEITVSLRTNSALKKVAYDDGFTLDFYQEEVEKHYRHHTEGLILCTGYHYSMPAFLNNIKDRIAFDEKGRFDVNRNYSIGQNIYVQNAELHTHGLSTPDLGMGCYRNAILIREMTGKDYYAIEQRIAFQQFMVTDEEQILQNIPELI from the coding sequence ATGAATACTGAAAAGGTTTACGACTTCGCGGCTATCGGTGCAGGTCCCTTCAATATCAGCCTCGCTGCTATGACACAACCGATTAAAGCACTTAATGGCATTTTTCTGGATCAGCGCGAAGGTTTCAACTGGCACCCTGGCATGCTGCTCCAGGACACAACATTACAAGTCCCTTTTATGGCGGATCTTGTCACCATGGCAGATCCTACCAGTCCGTTCAGTTTCCTGAACTACCTGAAAGTAGAAGGACGTATCTATTCTTTTTACATCAGGGAGAATTTTAAAATACTGCGCCATGAGTATAACAAGTACTGCCAATGGGCGGTGAAAAAGTTAGATAATCTGCATTGGAACACAAGGGTAGATGATATTGTATGGGATGATAACAGACAGCACTATACGCTTACCTGCAATAACGGAGTTATTCAAGCAAAAAGGTTGGTGTTGGGTACCGGCACTGTTCCGTATGTACCTGTTATGTGCAGGGAGCATATGAAAAATGCCATCCATTCATCTTCCTATCTTGAAAATAAAAATAGCTTACAAAGTAAGCGTAGTATTACAATTGTAGGCAGTGGACAGAGTGCTGCGGAGATCTATTATGATCTGTTGGGAGATATTGACACCTATGGATACCAATTGCATTGGATCACCCGTTCTCCCCGGTTTTTCCCGCTTGAATACAGTAAGCTTACACTGGAAATGACCTCTCCTGAATACGTCGATTACTTTCATGCATTGCCGATGGAAAAGAGAGACCAGCTGAGCCGCAACCAGCGGCATTTGTACAAAGGGATTAATAACGATCTCATTGGCAATATCTTCGATCTGCTGTATACAAAAAGACTCCAACACGAGATTACCGTATCACTACGTACAAATTCCGCGTTGAAGAAGGTCGCTTATGATGATGGCTTCACACTGGACTTTTATCAGGAAGAAGTGGAAAAGCATTACAGGCATCATACAGAAGGCCTGATTCTATGCACTGGTTATCACTACAGCATGCCGGCTTTCTTAAATAATATCAAAGATAGGATCGCCTTTGATGAAAAAGGCCGGTTCGATGTAAACCGTAACTACAGTATTGGGCAAAATATCTATGTACAAAATGCCGAGTTGCATACCCATGGACTATCTACACCAGATCTGGGGATGGGCTGTTACCGCAATGCCATCCTGATCCGCGAGATGACCGGTAAGGACTACTATGCGATAGAGCAGCGAATTGCCTTCCAGCAATTTATGGTTACCGATGAAGAACAAATCTTACAAAACATACCCGAACTGATTTAA
- a CDS encoding nitroreductase, translating into MMTKGEMITDIIRNRRSIFADYYIDKPVPKPVIEEVLTNAIWAPNYKMTQPWRFIVLQGAQLIQFGSYLADYYSAQYERLLHYPARAGCVIVIIMKRSTKVIIEEWEELAAVACAVQNMALTCTAYDIGGYWDSCTACIEYAARFELAPNERCLGFFYMGYYDMAEYTSSKRRTGIEKKVTWLT; encoded by the coding sequence ATGATGACGAAAGGTGAAATGATTACGGATATCATCCGTAATCGCAGGAGTATTTTTGCGGATTATTATATAGATAAGCCTGTTCCCAAACCGGTTATAGAAGAAGTATTGACAAATGCCATTTGGGCGCCAAATTATAAAATGACCCAGCCCTGGCGGTTTATTGTATTGCAGGGCGCACAGCTGATACAGTTCGGATCGTATCTGGCGGATTACTACAGCGCACAGTATGAACGGTTATTACATTATCCTGCCAGAGCAGGTTGTGTGATCGTGATCATCATGAAGCGGAGTACGAAAGTAATCATAGAAGAGTGGGAAGAACTGGCAGCGGTGGCCTGTGCCGTACAGAACATGGCGCTGACCTGCACCGCCTATGATATAGGTGGATATTGGGATAGCTGCACTGCCTGTATAGAATATGCCGCGCGATTTGAACTGGCACCGAATGAAAGATGCCTGGGATTTTTTTACATGGGTTATTATGATATGGCCGAATATACTTCCAGTAAACGGCGGACAGGGATTGAGAAAAAAGTGACCTGGTTAACATGA
- a CDS encoding MFS transporter produces MKVRNFLIIMTLVAVVSDYLLHPFYPHFFKSQFGITDPKAVGFYFSTVCATVMIAFPMWAWISKGKSELRILVYTQLVAGALAASCFFITNYVHFWIVSLSIIVFKGSYLLVYPFILRITKKEEHTNIIGLLAVIIHCGSVLGAVFGGMVIDWLSPAWIFIGMAAGDLIQAGMSFYLLQTSGSDEVPPVENPQKIKTSIWPQGMVLKLGIITMILYFSDFIIRPFFVRYWESVTNSNSTILSGTVYAMPAVVAMIGLYVNKKRQGQRNVYQGIISALLFGLAGLLLQGYPLAGAVFIGRCIYGWSFFQAAVRFDALLFHVSDPVAYAIEYSKIHFFQNMGVLIASTMAGVLVDQFSLRMPFMVALSGFAVVTALYYHVIRTQTTQTSKLIV; encoded by the coding sequence ATGAAGGTGAGGAATTTCCTGATCATCATGACGCTGGTGGCGGTGGTGAGTGACTATTTATTGCATCCTTTTTACCCTCATTTCTTCAAATCCCAGTTTGGGATCACTGATCCGAAAGCTGTGGGTTTTTATTTCAGTACGGTATGTGCGACAGTGATGATCGCATTCCCTATGTGGGCATGGATTTCAAAAGGTAAGTCGGAACTGCGTATTCTCGTATACACACAGCTGGTAGCTGGTGCATTGGCCGCCAGTTGTTTCTTTATCACGAACTATGTACACTTCTGGATCGTTTCCTTATCGATTATCGTCTTTAAAGGAAGCTACCTGTTGGTGTATCCTTTTATCCTGCGCATTACAAAGAAAGAAGAACATACCAATATCATCGGACTGCTTGCTGTGATCATTCATTGTGGCAGTGTACTCGGTGCGGTGTTTGGAGGTATGGTGATCGACTGGCTGTCACCGGCATGGATTTTTATAGGCATGGCAGCAGGTGATCTTATACAGGCCGGTATGAGTTTTTATTTGCTGCAAACCTCTGGCTCCGATGAAGTGCCGCCAGTGGAAAATCCACAAAAGATTAAAACCAGTATCTGGCCACAAGGCATGGTATTGAAACTAGGGATTATTACAATGATTCTTTATTTCAGTGATTTCATCATCCGGCCATTTTTTGTGCGGTACTGGGAGAGCGTTACAAATAGTAATAGTACAATTTTGTCAGGCACAGTATACGCCATGCCAGCCGTGGTGGCTATGATTGGCCTCTATGTAAATAAGAAACGGCAGGGGCAGCGCAATGTATACCAGGGTATTATCTCTGCATTGTTGTTTGGACTGGCAGGTTTGTTATTACAGGGGTATCCGTTGGCAGGCGCTGTATTTATTGGTCGCTGTATTTATGGCTGGTCTTTCTTTCAGGCGGCCGTCCGCTTCGATGCATTGCTCTTTCATGTGAGCGATCCTGTAGCGTATGCTATTGAATATAGCAAGATCCATTTCTTTCAGAATATGGGCGTGTTGATAGCCAGCACAATGGCTGGGGTACTGGTAGATCAGTTTAGTCTGCGCATGCCCTTTATGGTAGCCCTTTCAGGGTTCGCCGTTGTAACCGCCCTTTATTATCATGTAATCAGAACACAGACTACCCAAACGTCAAAATTGATAGTATGA
- a CDS encoding IucA/IucC family protein, producing MKQAAHVVSNLQPLLWARANQLHVCKIISEFAHELLLAPILQYEEKGWGHYNLISEDIVYSFRARILSLQHWYIDKDSLKKFRNGEQVALDSLHFILEFKDLLNISTEQLPSYLEEITSTLYGSTYMMANHTLSAADLVNADYQTIEHAMSSGHPCFVANNGRIGFDAADYKAYAPEADAKIRLIWLAGHKSRAAYAAVDSLPYQLLMEKELGERTLETFNKVLKEKGVDPADYFFIPVHPWQWYNKLAIVFAPDIANNLLVCLGEGPDDFSAQQSIRTFYNLSHPDKHYTKTAIGVLNMGFVRGLTPYYMDSTPPITEWIKSAIAGDPYIQKLGFTLLCEVATVGYRNFYYEPFGKMSSYNKMLAALWRESPATVLQPGQRLMTMAGLLHIDFNGNSLLHELIKAAGLSTTDWLRKYLQSYLTPLLHCFYEHDLVFMPHGENLILVLENHVPVKAIMKDITEEIGVFSYKEEIPEKGRRICVEVPEELRALSILTDVFDCFFRFVAQILVEHCDYAEDKFWQLVAATIHAYQEEHPEHAEKFEQYDLFAEEFILSCLNRLQLRNNKQMVDLADPAGSLQLAGMLKNPVAVFKKANASLLNV from the coding sequence ATGAAACAAGCCGCACATGTAGTTTCCAATTTACAACCCCTGTTATGGGCTCGTGCCAACCAGTTGCACGTATGTAAGATCATTAGTGAGTTTGCTCATGAGCTCTTGCTTGCACCCATTTTGCAATATGAAGAGAAAGGATGGGGGCATTATAATTTGATAAGTGAAGATATCGTTTATAGTTTTCGTGCCAGGATACTGAGCCTGCAGCACTGGTATATAGACAAAGATTCGCTGAAGAAATTCAGGAACGGTGAACAAGTAGCTTTAGACAGTCTGCACTTTATACTGGAATTCAAAGACCTGTTGAATATCTCTACAGAACAATTGCCTAGTTATCTTGAGGAGATCACCAGTACTTTATACGGCAGTACATATATGATGGCCAATCATACACTGAGTGCAGCAGATCTGGTCAATGCAGATTACCAGACAATCGAACACGCCATGTCCAGCGGGCATCCCTGCTTTGTAGCTAATAATGGCCGCATCGGATTTGATGCGGCAGATTACAAGGCCTATGCGCCGGAAGCAGATGCAAAAATCCGGCTGATCTGGTTAGCAGGACATAAGAGCCGTGCTGCCTATGCTGCGGTAGATAGCCTGCCTTACCAGTTATTAATGGAAAAAGAACTAGGCGAACGTACGCTGGAGACTTTCAACAAAGTCCTGAAAGAGAAAGGCGTAGACCCTGCTGATTACTTTTTTATTCCCGTACACCCATGGCAGTGGTACAATAAATTAGCAATTGTATTTGCACCTGATATCGCTAATAACTTACTTGTTTGTCTGGGTGAAGGACCGGATGATTTCAGTGCACAACAATCCATTCGTACCTTTTATAATCTTAGTCATCCGGATAAGCATTATACCAAGACCGCCATTGGCGTGCTCAATATGGGGTTTGTAAGAGGGCTTACCCCATATTACATGGATAGTACGCCACCTATTACAGAGTGGATTAAGTCAGCCATTGCCGGAGATCCTTATATTCAAAAATTAGGGTTTACATTATTATGTGAAGTAGCAACAGTCGGTTACCGCAACTTCTATTATGAGCCATTTGGAAAAATGAGTTCTTATAATAAAATGCTGGCTGCTCTGTGGCGTGAAAGCCCGGCCACTGTGTTACAACCGGGTCAAAGACTCATGACAATGGCTGGATTACTACATATCGATTTCAATGGTAACTCCTTATTACACGAGTTGATCAAAGCAGCTGGTCTCTCTACAACAGACTGGTTAAGAAAGTACTTGCAGAGTTATCTCACGCCTTTGTTGCATTGTTTCTATGAGCATGACCTGGTATTCATGCCACATGGAGAGAACCTGATATTGGTATTGGAAAACCATGTACCTGTCAAGGCCATCATGAAAGACATCACAGAGGAGATAGGGGTATTTAGTTACAAAGAAGAGATCCCTGAAAAGGGTAGAAGGATCTGTGTGGAAGTGCCGGAAGAGTTACGTGCATTGAGTATCCTCACCGATGTGTTTGATTGTTTCTTCCGTTTTGTGGCGCAGATACTGGTAGAACATTGTGACTATGCAGAAGATAAATTCTGGCAGCTGGTGGCAGCTACCATTCATGCATATCAGGAAGAACATCCGGAACATGCAGAGAAGTTTGAACAGTATGACCTGTTTGCAGAAGAATTCATTTTGTCTTGTCTGAACAGACTGCAATTAAGAAATAATAAGCAAATGGTAGATCTGGCCGATCCGGCGGGTAGTTTGCAGTTGGCCGGTATGTTAAAGAATCCGGTAGCTGTATTCAAAAAAGCAAATGCCTCCCTGTTGAATGTATGA
- a CDS encoding MFS transporter: MRNYRWVICSMLFFATTINYLDRQVVGYLKPILEKQFNWTETDYSHIVMAFTASYAIGLLVFGRIIDKIGSKMGYTISIAVWSLAAILHAVVKSTLGFGIIRAFLGLGESGNFPSAIKTVVEWFPKQERAMATGIFDSGSNIGAVAAPLIIPWLLGTFGWQAAFIITGSLGGLWLIGWVLIYDKPENHKKVSAAELALIKSDNEPLVNGTVSWSWLFGLKQTWVFIIGKFFTDPIWYFFMYWLPSYFSSAFHLDLKKPSPPLIIIYTAATLGALGGGYLSSFLIKRGWPVYKARKMALLISALVVLPIFASRYTENIWIVVSLISLSIAGNAAWSANIYTVVSDILPSGAVSSVIGIGGMAGAIGGVLFPIAIGLVLDHYKALNQIKAGYNIIFIYCSLSFLLAWLLIHFLLPKMTPVTKVS, encoded by the coding sequence ATGAGAAATTATCGCTGGGTCATTTGCAGCATGCTGTTTTTTGCAACCACAATCAATTACCTGGACAGGCAGGTAGTCGGCTATCTGAAACCCATACTTGAAAAGCAATTTAACTGGACAGAAACTGACTATAGCCATATTGTAATGGCTTTTACCGCTTCCTATGCCATCGGACTGCTAGTATTCGGCCGCATTATCGATAAGATTGGCAGCAAGATGGGATATACCATCTCCATCGCAGTATGGAGCCTGGCAGCCATTTTACATGCCGTAGTAAAATCTACACTTGGATTTGGTATAATCAGGGCATTCCTGGGCCTTGGAGAATCCGGTAACTTCCCGTCTGCTATTAAAACTGTCGTAGAATGGTTTCCTAAACAGGAAAGAGCCATGGCAACGGGAATCTTTGATTCCGGCTCCAATATCGGTGCAGTAGCAGCACCGCTGATTATTCCCTGGTTGCTGGGAACCTTTGGCTGGCAGGCTGCATTTATCATTACCGGTAGCCTGGGAGGCTTATGGCTCATTGGCTGGGTGCTTATCTACGACAAACCAGAAAATCATAAAAAAGTATCTGCAGCCGAACTGGCGCTGATAAAAAGCGATAACGAGCCTTTGGTGAATGGGACCGTGTCGTGGAGCTGGTTATTTGGCCTGAAGCAGACCTGGGTATTCATCATCGGAAAGTTTTTTACTGACCCGATCTGGTACTTTTTTATGTACTGGCTGCCGTCATATTTTTCCAGTGCTTTTCATCTGGACCTGAAGAAACCTTCTCCTCCGCTGATCATCATATATACTGCAGCTACCCTGGGTGCGCTGGGAGGTGGTTACCTTTCTTCCTTCCTCATTAAAAGAGGCTGGCCGGTGTATAAGGCCCGTAAGATGGCCCTCCTGATATCTGCACTTGTGGTATTGCCAATCTTTGCTTCCCGTTATACTGAGAACATCTGGATAGTAGTAAGTCTCATTAGTCTTTCCATCGCAGGGAATGCTGCCTGGAGCGCCAATATCTATACGGTGGTATCCGACATTTTGCCCTCGGGAGCAGTCAGCTCCGTAATAGGCATAGGCGGCATGGCGGGAGCCATAGGCGGCGTGCTTTTCCCAATTGCTATAGGATTAGTATTGGACCATTACAAGGCCTTAAACCAAATCAAAGCCGGCTACAATATTATTTTCATTTACTGCAGCCTATCTTTCCTGTTGGCCTGGTTGCTGATCCATTTTTTATTACCTAAGATGACGCCTGTTACTAAGGTCTCATAA
- a CDS encoding TonB-dependent siderophore receptor encodes MNQNVTRYTFTTTLLFTLLLSSLWNIAKADEFLSAIRGKVITSDGQPAPYVTVQVKGTGRGIVTDQNGEFIFKKIKPGTYTLQVSLIGYESVEQTVTVEEDKVAHATIQLSATNQQMKEVVIVGDGNKYKVDAPSTSLRIATPIKDVPQSIEVLTHEVLQDQQIFDMQEDVSRNISGAMRIGHWDIYTKIQARGSQLSAFRNGMNVVSSPWSPLTEDMSMVDRIEIVKGPAGFMLSSGEPSGFYNVVTKKPTGLSNNNEIALTVGSFNTYRGTLDLDGKLSKNGRLLYRLNVMGTQRDSWRNYEFNNRYSIAPVLKYLIDDRTSVTLEYNRQFVQEQVIGSNYAFSRKGYADLPINFTTADPKLDPTKITDQSLTGTFEHNFNNNWKFTAQLAYLQYDQRGQSMWPSYFSSFNDSLLQRNIGIWDALAINRTGQFFVNGKFKTGPVTHTVLGGLDMKRSQYWADWNQSQSLGDTTFNIYKPTYSNVTQPTWDRSQNIRVRGVEYDYGYTTEYLQDELGFLNNTLRLTIAGRYTTNIYNNPYSTTKNESKFTPRVGVSYSVISSLSAYFVYDEVFMQNGGTDWEGKTFKPLTGSNLELGVKKEWFGGRLSTNVAIYQIVKNNVLATDLEHESPTAGFIYSRTNGQQKIKGVEVDVKGELARGLSVVANYAYTDGQVTKDSYASLVGNYISGTAKHIQNSWVTYRVPAGVLNGLRIFAGYQWQIGRIAGQVYDKSENFLPDYFRLDGGVGYNINKFSFNVNVNNVLNKYLYTGAPSYDNNGNHIYYWQAEAGRNLRVSTSYRF; translated from the coding sequence ATGAACCAAAACGTCACCCGTTACACTTTTACCACAACGCTGCTTTTTACACTACTACTTAGTTCCCTTTGGAACATCGCCAAAGCTGACGAGTTCCTCTCCGCTATAAGGGGGAAAGTTATAACTTCCGATGGTCAGCCTGCCCCTTACGTAACCGTACAGGTCAAAGGTACCGGGAGAGGAATTGTAACAGATCAAAATGGAGAATTCATTTTCAAAAAGATAAAACCTGGTACATATACATTGCAGGTTTCCCTGATCGGATACGAATCCGTAGAGCAGACGGTAACTGTAGAAGAGGATAAGGTCGCTCATGCAACCATCCAGCTCAGTGCTACCAACCAGCAAATGAAAGAGGTGGTAATCGTGGGCGATGGAAACAAATACAAGGTAGATGCGCCATCTACCTCCCTCCGAATTGCTACCCCTATCAAAGATGTGCCGCAAAGCATCGAAGTACTTACCCATGAAGTATTGCAGGATCAGCAGATCTTTGATATGCAGGAAGATGTATCCAGGAATATCTCTGGCGCTATGCGAATCGGTCACTGGGATATTTATACAAAAATTCAGGCCCGTGGCTCTCAGCTCTCTGCTTTCAGAAATGGTATGAACGTAGTAAGTAGCCCATGGAGCCCGCTTACCGAAGACATGAGCATGGTAGACCGTATCGAAATTGTGAAAGGTCCTGCGGGCTTTATGCTTTCCAGCGGGGAACCTTCCGGTTTCTATAACGTAGTGACCAAGAAGCCTACTGGTTTAAGTAATAATAATGAAATTGCCCTGACCGTAGGTAGTTTCAATACTTACCGTGGTACGTTGGATCTGGATGGCAAGCTCTCCAAAAACGGCCGTCTGCTGTACCGCCTGAATGTAATGGGTACACAGCGTGATTCCTGGCGTAATTATGAATTCAATAACCGTTACTCTATTGCACCGGTATTGAAATACCTGATTGACGACAGGACATCGGTAACATTGGAATATAACCGTCAGTTTGTGCAGGAGCAGGTAATTGGCAGCAACTATGCCTTTTCCCGCAAAGGGTATGCTGATCTGCCTATCAACTTCACCACTGCCGATCCGAAACTGGATCCTACTAAGATCACAGATCAGAGTCTGACGGGTACTTTCGAGCACAACTTCAACAACAACTGGAAATTTACCGCACAGTTGGCCTACCTGCAATATGACCAGAGAGGTCAGAGCATGTGGCCTTCTTATTTCTCTTCTTTCAATGATAGTCTTTTGCAAAGGAATATCGGCATCTGGGATGCATTGGCCATCAACCGTACCGGCCAGTTCTTTGTAAATGGTAAATTTAAAACCGGTCCTGTGACCCACACCGTACTAGGTGGTCTGGATATGAAACGTAGCCAGTACTGGGCTGACTGGAATCAATCACAGTCCCTGGGTGATACTACCTTCAACATTTATAAACCAACTTACAGCAACGTAACACAGCCTACCTGGGATCGTTCTCAAAACATCCGTGTAAGAGGTGTGGAATACGACTATGGTTATACCACGGAATACCTGCAGGATGAACTGGGTTTCCTGAACAATACCCTGCGACTGACAATTGCCGGCCGCTATACTACCAATATCTACAATAACCCTTACTCCACTACTAAAAATGAAAGTAAGTTCACTCCACGTGTAGGTGTAAGTTACTCTGTAATCAGTAGTCTGAGTGCTTACTTCGTGTACGATGAAGTGTTTATGCAGAATGGTGGTACTGATTGGGAAGGTAAAACTTTCAAACCACTCACCGGTTCTAACCTGGAACTTGGTGTGAAGAAAGAGTGGTTCGGCGGTCGCCTTAGCACCAACGTAGCTATCTACCAGATCGTAAAGAACAATGTTCTGGCTACAGATCTGGAACATGAATCACCTACCGCTGGTTTCATCTATAGCCGTACTAACGGACAGCAGAAAATAAAAGGTGTGGAAGTGGATGTAAAGGGTGAGCTGGCGCGTGGTCTGAGCGTAGTGGCCAACTATGCTTACACCGATGGTCAGGTCACTAAAGACTCTTATGCCAGCCTGGTGGGTAACTACATCTCCGGTACAGCGAAGCATATCCAGAATAGCTGGGTTACTTACCGTGTGCCAGCAGGTGTGCTGAATGGTCTGCGCATCTTTGCCGGTTACCAGTGGCAGATAGGTCGGATTGCTGGTCAGGTATATGATAAGTCTGAAAACTTCCTGCCAGATTACTTCAGACTGGATGGTGGTGTTGGTTACAACATCAACAAATTCAGCTTTAACGTGAATGTAAATAATGTACTGAATAAATACCTGTACACAGGAGCACCTTCTTACGACAATAACGGCAACCATATTTATTACTGGCAGGCCGAAGCCGGAAGAAATTTACGCGTGTCTACAAGTTATCGTTTCTAA
- a CDS encoding PepSY-associated TM helix domain-containing protein, which translates to MTFKQITGKLHLWLGLCSGLVVLILGITGCLYAFIEEIKPLAYHNRMYVTVPPNAVRLPLATLQANAQKAIGADKPLQVAEVLTAPDRTVYFRTVKVNEKKIFYNGYLEYFYKVYVNPYTGAVVKVENTKWEFFNLVITLHVNLFMGPVVGDKIISWSVVIFVVMLISGLILWWPKNKSAMKQRVWFKWKKDTKWKRKNYDLHNIAGFYAMFILLVIALTGLVWSFEWFNKAVQWTANGGKTVAELPAVTSDTLDLRPYSMDRILHTALQQDPAATSLFVTIPKNNKAAVSVYARNARRPYFTSTSTFYDQHSGKLLRRSEFSTRNNGEKVLSFNYDLHVGSILGLPGKMLAFFASLIAASLPVTGVYIWWGRKNKKTTKNKKQASRKPVVSVPV; encoded by the coding sequence ATGACCTTTAAACAGATCACTGGCAAATTACATTTATGGCTCGGGCTTTGTTCCGGGCTTGTTGTTTTAATACTGGGCATCACCGGTTGTTTGTATGCTTTTATTGAAGAGATAAAACCGCTGGCCTATCATAACCGCATGTATGTCACCGTTCCGCCCAATGCAGTTCGTTTGCCTCTGGCCACTTTACAGGCCAATGCACAAAAGGCTATCGGTGCAGATAAACCATTGCAGGTAGCGGAGGTGTTGACAGCACCGGATCGTACGGTCTATTTCCGTACAGTGAAGGTGAACGAAAAGAAGATCTTTTACAACGGTTACCTCGAATATTTTTACAAGGTATACGTGAACCCCTATACGGGAGCAGTTGTAAAAGTAGAAAATACGAAATGGGAATTCTTTAACCTGGTTATTACCCTTCATGTCAACCTGTTTATGGGGCCTGTAGTAGGGGATAAGATCATTTCGTGGAGTGTGGTAATTTTCGTCGTGATGCTCATCTCAGGACTTATACTCTGGTGGCCGAAGAACAAGAGTGCCATGAAACAACGGGTATGGTTCAAATGGAAGAAGGATACCAAGTGGAAGCGCAAGAACTACGACCTGCACAACATTGCCGGTTTTTATGCCATGTTCATCTTACTGGTGATTGCGCTGACAGGTCTTGTATGGAGTTTTGAATGGTTTAATAAAGCTGTTCAATGGACAGCCAATGGTGGCAAAACTGTGGCGGAGTTGCCTGCAGTTACCTCTGACACACTTGACCTTCGCCCATATTCCATGGATAGAATTTTACATACAGCCCTGCAACAGGATCCTGCTGCCACCTCTCTGTTCGTGACTATACCTAAAAATAATAAAGCGGCGGTTTCCGTATATGCCCGGAACGCCCGCAGGCCTTACTTTACCAGTACCAGTACATTCTATGACCAGCATAGTGGTAAACTGCTGAGAAGAAGTGAATTCAGTACCCGGAACAATGGAGAAAAGGTGCTCTCATTTAACTATGATTTGCATGTGGGCAGCATATTAGGTCTGCCCGGAAAAATGCTGGCATTCTTTGCCTCCCTCATTGCTGCTTCTCTGCCCGTGACCGGTGTATATATCTGGTGGGGCAGAAAAAATAAAAAGACGACAAAAAATAAAAAACAGGCATCACGCAAACCAGTAGTCAGCGTACCTGTGTAA
- a CDS encoding response regulator transcription factor gives MNKTDTIRILLADAQPVYREGIRSLLVNQENPYVIQEAGNTDEFKHVLQTYYPDILILDYNPAFFSPDVVSAVPALIPSCKVIIISSQQTKAHILRSLELNVYCYLTKECEKQELQEAITGALQGRKKYAPFIVDLLLDDRRNTSFSTTILTGKETAIIQQIASGKANKEIAAALNLSPHTVHTHRKNIMKKLNVHSAVGLASFAIENGLVT, from the coding sequence ATGAACAAGACAGACACAATCCGTATCCTACTGGCGGATGCACAGCCTGTATATAGAGAAGGGATCAGAAGTCTGCTCGTTAATCAGGAGAACCCTTATGTAATACAGGAAGCGGGGAACACAGACGAGTTCAAACACGTGTTACAAACATACTATCCTGATATATTGATCCTCGATTATAACCCGGCATTCTTCAGTCCCGATGTAGTAAGCGCTGTGCCCGCCCTGATTCCCTCGTGTAAAGTAATCATTATCTCCAGTCAGCAGACGAAAGCGCACATACTTCGCTCACTGGAACTGAATGTATACTGCTATCTCACTAAAGAATGTGAAAAGCAGGAATTGCAGGAAGCCATTACCGGCGCTTTGCAGGGGCGAAAAAAATATGCACCGTTTATTGTAGATCTACTACTGGATGATAGACGCAATACCTCTTTTAGTACTACTATCCTGACTGGTAAAGAGACTGCTATCATTCAGCAGATTGCCTCAGGCAAAGCCAACAAAGAGATTGCCGCAGCTTTAAATTTAAGTCCGCACACGGTACATACACATAGAAAGAATATAATGAAAAAATTGAATGTCCATTCGGCAGTCGGGCTTGCAAGTTTTGCAATAGAGAATGGTCTCGTTACATAA